The Zobellia alginiliquefaciens genome contains a region encoding:
- a CDS encoding ABC transporter ATP-binding protein — MSTILTVNHLTKKFGYLTAVKDLSFTIEKGNVYGILGPNGSGKSTTLGIVLNVVNATQGTFEWFDGSATTHQALKRVGAIIERPNFYPYMTAVQNLKLVCKIKEVSQNKIEEKLELVGLLDRKGSKFRTYSLGMKQRLAIASALLNDPEILILDEPTNGLDPQGIHQIREIIKKIASQGTTILLASHLLDEVEKVCSHVIILRKGEKLYSGRVDGLLASHGFFELKADNQENLKRLLEKHASFGEIKLENGCITAFLKEEMNAAELNKSLFDQGILLSHLVKRKESLEEQFLTLTKNQSN; from the coding sequence GTGAGTACTATTCTAACCGTTAATCATCTCACCAAAAAATTTGGTTACCTAACTGCCGTAAAAGACCTTTCGTTCACTATTGAAAAAGGTAATGTCTATGGTATTTTGGGACCAAACGGAAGTGGTAAATCCACTACTCTAGGTATTGTTCTGAATGTTGTGAACGCCACACAAGGCACTTTTGAATGGTTTGACGGTTCTGCAACAACGCATCAAGCTTTAAAAAGAGTAGGTGCTATTATTGAAAGGCCTAATTTCTATCCATACATGACGGCAGTTCAAAATCTGAAATTGGTTTGCAAAATTAAGGAGGTCAGTCAAAATAAAATAGAAGAGAAATTAGAACTCGTTGGTTTGTTAGACCGGAAAGGGAGTAAATTCAGAACCTATTCCCTGGGCATGAAACAACGCCTTGCTATTGCTTCTGCCCTACTCAACGATCCGGAAATTTTAATTTTAGACGAACCCACAAACGGACTAGACCCACAGGGTATTCACCAAATACGAGAAATCATTAAAAAAATCGCTTCTCAAGGAACTACGATCTTACTGGCATCTCACCTACTTGATGAAGTTGAAAAAGTATGCAGCCATGTTATCATTCTAAGAAAAGGCGAAAAACTTTATTCCGGGCGTGTTGATGGTCTATTAGCGAGTCATGGTTTTTTTGAATTGAAAGCCGATAACCAAGAAAATTTAAAAAGGTTGCTAGAAAAACATGCAAGCTTTGGCGAAATAAAGCTTGAAAATGGGTGTATTACCGCATTTTTGAAAGAAGAAATGAATGCAGCAGAACTCAACAAAAGCCTATTTGACCAAGGCATTTTACTATCACATCTTGTAAAACGCAAAGAAAGTCTTGAGGAGCAATTCTTAACCTTGACCAAAAACCAATCGAACTAA
- a CDS encoding ABC transporter permease yields MIRLLQIEFIKLWNNRASKVLIVSYFLLLSSIALIAAIKFDIGRIKFHLAEQGIFNFPYIWHFNSFITAFFKLFLAIVIVSMMANEYSNKTIKQNLIDGLSKKEFILSKFLTVITFALISTVFVFLVSLVLGLVYSDFTEISIVFSGLKFLLAFFIKLVGFFSFCLFLGILVKRSAFALGFLILWQVFEAFFRGIIRWRFFDGETTDIIMGFFPLNAMWNLIKEPFTRLSAVQTAVNQMGEKIVLNYHVHGYEMLIVLAWTALFIYGSYALLKKRDL; encoded by the coding sequence ATGATACGATTACTACAAATAGAATTCATAAAACTTTGGAACAACCGTGCGAGTAAGGTTTTGATTGTTTCCTATTTTTTACTCCTAAGTTCCATTGCGTTAATAGCTGCCATTAAGTTTGATATTGGCCGTATAAAGTTTCACTTGGCGGAGCAAGGAATTTTCAACTTCCCCTATATATGGCATTTTAACTCTTTTATCACTGCATTTTTTAAGTTATTCTTAGCGATAGTCATTGTATCGATGATGGCTAATGAATACAGCAACAAGACTATTAAACAGAATTTAATTGATGGACTTTCTAAAAAGGAATTTATTCTATCAAAGTTTTTAACGGTCATAACCTTTGCCCTTATTTCAACTGTTTTTGTTTTTCTGGTTTCGCTCGTTTTAGGGCTCGTTTATTCAGATTTTACAGAAATCAGTATCGTTTTTTCCGGATTGAAGTTCCTTTTAGCCTTTTTTATCAAACTAGTCGGTTTTTTCTCCTTCTGCTTATTTCTGGGGATTTTAGTTAAACGCTCGGCATTTGCCCTTGGTTTTCTTATCCTCTGGCAGGTTTTTGAAGCATTTTTCCGGGGTATTATAAGATGGCGTTTTTTTGATGGCGAAACCACGGATATCATCATGGGTTTCTTTCCGCTGAATGCCATGTGGAATCTCATCAAAGAACCCTTTACACGCTTAAGCGCCGTACAGACTGCGGTAAACCAAATGGGTGAAAAAATTGTCCTGAATTATCATGTTCACGGATACGAAATGTTAATCGTTCTGGCTTGGACCGCCCTTTTCATTTATGGGTCTTATGCCCTTTTGAAAAAGAGAGACCTCTAA